One window of the Shewanella litorisediminis genome contains the following:
- the napH gene encoding quinol dehydrogenase ferredoxin subunit NapH, whose protein sequence is MSTAKVEKARFADDAIRELGWWKAHRFLLLRRASQLGLLALFAIGPLWGLWLLKGNLSSSLLLDTIPMADPLVTLQLLTSGHVPEASLLIGAAIIGLFYALMGGRVFCSWVCPVNMVTDLAAYLRRRFALPRTPELPRQLRYFMLALVLLLPVLTGVAAWEWLNPVPVLYRAVLFGAGAGLGLLVAIFLADLLIVERMWCSHLCPSGALFALLGKLSPVKMTAVNAKDCNNCMDCFVVCPERQVLKPALKGQSPIITDSDCTQCGRCIDVCAKRVFQYKNRFTFQDNPLQKSPRIAKKAENEQ, encoded by the coding sequence ATGAGCACAGCCAAGGTAGAAAAGGCTCGCTTTGCCGATGACGCCATCCGCGAGCTCGGTTGGTGGAAGGCGCACCGCTTTTTGCTGCTGCGCCGCGCCTCCCAGCTCGGCTTGCTGGCGCTGTTTGCCATCGGCCCCCTGTGGGGACTGTGGCTGCTCAAGGGCAACCTATCATCCAGTTTGCTGCTCGATACCATCCCCATGGCCGATCCGCTGGTCACACTGCAGCTGCTTACCTCTGGCCATGTGCCCGAGGCCAGCCTGCTGATTGGCGCGGCCATTATCGGCCTGTTTTATGCGCTGATGGGAGGACGGGTATTTTGCAGTTGGGTGTGCCCGGTGAACATGGTGACGGACCTGGCGGCATACCTTCGCAGACGCTTTGCCCTGCCAAGAACCCCTGAGCTGCCACGCCAGCTGCGCTACTTTATGTTGGCGCTGGTGCTGCTGTTGCCTGTGCTCACAGGCGTGGCCGCCTGGGAGTGGCTGAACCCCGTGCCAGTGCTGTACCGCGCGGTGCTTTTTGGTGCAGGGGCCGGACTTGGGCTGCTTGTGGCCATCTTCCTTGCCGATCTCTTAATCGTCGAGCGGATGTGGTGCTCACACCTGTGCCCCAGCGGCGCCCTGTTTGCCCTCTTGGGTAAGCTGAGCCCGGTGAAGATGACCGCGGTGAATGCCAAAGACTGCAACAACTGCATGGACTGCTTTGTCGTCTGCCCCGAGCGTCAGGTGCTCAAACCCGCCCTCAAGGGCCAGAGCCCCATCATCACAGACAGCGACTGCACCCAGTGCGGCCGCTGCATCGATGTGTGTGCCAAACGCGTATTCCAGTACAAGAACCGATTTACATTCCAGGATAATCCTTTACAGAAAAGCCCCCGAATTGCCAAGAAGGCGGAGAACGAACAATGA
- a CDS encoding nitrate reductase cytochrome c-type subunit, which produces MKKVLTLAALFVAIAGCSGQNAPVNNEPVNVQSLAGSTQITEVRPADALPTYPKRGTAIERNYIEQPPLIPHKDDYAITLNKNGCMNCHSWDKAERMKATPVAKSHTVDAKGTLNGQNYFCTQCHVAQADNKTELVENTFSTK; this is translated from the coding sequence ATGAAAAAAGTACTCACCTTAGCTGCGCTGTTTGTCGCCATCGCCGGTTGCAGCGGCCAGAACGCCCCGGTGAACAATGAGCCGGTCAATGTCCAATCGCTGGCGGGAAGCACCCAGATCACTGAGGTGCGCCCTGCCGATGCGCTGCCCACCTACCCAAAACGTGGCACCGCTATCGAGCGTAACTACATTGAGCAGCCACCGCTGATTCCCCACAAGGACGACTACGCCATTACCCTGAATAAAAATGGTTGTATGAACTGTCACAGTTGGGACAAGGCCGAGCGGATGAAGGCCACCCCGGTGGCCAAGTCACACACTGTGGACGCCAAGGGCACCCTCAATGGTCAGAACTATTTCTGTACCCAGTGCCACGTGGCCCAGGCCGACAACAAGACTGAGTTGGTGGAAAACACCTTCAGCACCAAATAA
- a CDS encoding LysR family transcriptional regulator ArgP — MLDYTHLKALAAVVEAGGFERASKVLCITQSAVSQRIRQLEERIGQSLLIRSVPVTATPAGKRLLRHYRQVALLESELGSELNTEDPGTPTQIAIAVNADSLATWFLPALSPLFVRYGWLMKLIVDDESYTHNLLKNGDAVGCVTTTAEPMAGCSSEFLGVMHYRCVATPEFVDRFFAEGLTASALSLAPAVIFSTKDRLHERFLSKHFALPTKGFYQHTVPSSEGFLDAIVQHLGYGLVGHLQADKLIATGTLIDLCPGLGMDVALYWQHWNIKAKHTTIIYRALAAAARQSLWQQDV; from the coding sequence ATGCTCGATTATACCCATTTAAAAGCGCTGGCGGCGGTGGTGGAGGCCGGTGGTTTCGAGCGTGCGTCAAAGGTGCTTTGTATCACCCAATCGGCCGTGTCACAGCGTATTCGCCAGCTCGAAGAGCGCATAGGTCAGTCGCTGCTCATTCGCTCGGTGCCGGTGACGGCAACGCCTGCAGGCAAGCGGCTCCTGCGTCATTACCGACAGGTGGCACTGCTTGAGAGTGAACTTGGCAGCGAACTCAATACTGAAGACCCGGGCACACCCACCCAGATTGCCATTGCCGTGAATGCCGACAGCCTGGCCACCTGGTTTCTACCGGCGTTAAGCCCACTCTTTGTTCGCTACGGCTGGCTGATGAAGCTGATTGTGGATGACGAGTCCTACACCCATAACCTTTTGAAAAACGGTGATGCGGTGGGCTGCGTGACCACCACGGCCGAGCCCATGGCGGGCTGCTCCAGCGAGTTTTTGGGGGTGATGCATTATCGCTGTGTGGCGACCCCGGAGTTTGTGGATCGCTTCTTTGCCGAGGGGCTGACCGCATCGGCGCTGAGTCTGGCGCCGGCGGTGATTTTCTCCACCAAGGACAGGCTGCACGAGCGCTTTTTATCAAAACACTTTGCCCTGCCCACCAAGGGGTTTTATCAGCATACAGTGCCTTCATCGGAAGGCTTTTTGGACGCCATAGTGCAGCATTTGGGCTACGGGCTGGTGGGGCATTTGCAGGCAGATAAGCTGATTGCGACGGGCACCCTGATTGACCTTTGTCCGGGCCTGGGGATGGACGTGGCGCTTTACTGGCAGCACTGGAATATCAAGGCCAAACACACCACCATCATCTATCGGGCTCTGGCAGCGGCCGCGCGCCAGAGCCTCTGGCAGCAGGATGTCTGA